A genomic segment from Saccharomyces eubayanus strain FM1318 chromosome IX, whole genome shotgun sequence encodes:
- the PCI8 gene encoding Pci8p: MFYGAKGPLLIERIGHLLSTNYGSREERRQWAIQGINYLQGIQYTNSPYIGLLIKESGLRLPDQLKIQLVGKPHFSLLGGFDESTAQDLISHNFSNAIFQMESKEVPLSKQYQHLEKITQIYLLCRNFKGIEEIEYNLKSFTNSHENNDNLKFAHNEKTTMVKDRNNHDIAQENLFSLIRIQLMFCVSYFLQERYFDCCTKFFLIINSEPLTLKVLSEYVDSMEFISKEEFLMMINISVLISIPLDNYDDFIYLNDIKPFFQMTPVLIKCLELLINTNFNQFFQVWHGEINRVCMESFFLEPSWSSSAAIIMRCKIYFFYLRISKRLQFSYLSSTLGIDLEDIKEELTNLIVSGQLNFEIDDDVIHFEDSSILQSIINEIGKNGTIINKAIGELKNENMDLKDIIQSNPVQYSCTNNAINAINNESSEDMDIDEVIDTSDISNTEDGLFGN; encoded by the coding sequence ATGTTTTATGGTGCCAAGGGCCCTCTACTAATTGAACGTATAGGCCATCTACTCTCTACAAATTACGGCAGTAGGgaagaaagaagacaaTGGGCCATCCAAGGCATAAACTATTTGCAAGGAATCCAGTACACGAATTCTCCCTATATAGGTCTTTTAATAAAAGAGAGCGGATTAAGACTTCCAGATCAACTTAAAATCCAACTAGTAGGTAAACCGCATTTTTCATTGCTTGGTGGATTCGATGAGAGTACTGCGCAAGACTTAATTTCACATAATTTTAGTAATGCTATATTTCAAATGGAGTCAAAAGAGGTTCCCTTGAGTAAACAATACCAGCACTTAGAGAAAATTACtcaaatatatttattatgCCGGAATTTCAAAGgcattgaagaaattgaatataatttgaaaagcttCACTAATAGCCACGAGAATAATGATAACTTAAAATTCGCCCATAATGAGAAGACGACAATGGTAAAAGACCGAAATAATCACGATATTGCtcaagaaaatcttttttcacttaTAAGGATACAACTGATGTTCTGCgtttcatattttttacAGGAAAGGTACTTTGACTGTTGCACGAAATTCTTTCTAATAATAAATTCAGAACCCCTGACGTTGAAAGTCCTTTCAGAATATGTAGACAGCATGGAGTTTATTTCCAAAGAGGAGTTTCTAATGATGATTAATATCTCCGTGCTCATTTCCATTCCGTTGGACAATTATGAcgattttatttatttaaacGATATAAAGCCGTTCTTCCAAATGACACCAGTCCTAATCAAATGTCTCGAATTATTGATCAATACAAACTTTAATCAGTTTTTCCAAGTATGGCATGGTGAAATAAATAGGGTTTGTATGGAAAGCTTTTTTCTAGAACCTAGCTGGTCATCTTCCGCTGCTATTATAATGAGATGCAagatttatttcttttatttgagAATTTCTAAAAGACTACAGTTTAGTTATTTATCATCCACATTAGGTATTGATCTGGAGGATATTAAAGAAGAACTAACTAATCTGATAGTGTCGGGACAGCTAAATTTCGAAATTGATGATGACGTGATACACTTTGAGGATAGCTCAATCCTGCAAAGTATTATCAAcgaaattggaaaaaacgGCACCATAATCAACAAGGCCATAGGTGAgctgaaaaatgaaaacatgGATTTGAAAGACATTATTCAAAGTAATCCCGTACAATATAGTTGTACGAACAATGCAATAAATGCTATCAATAATGAAAGCAGTGAAGATATGGATATAGATGAAGTTATCGATACAAGTGATATCAGCAATACAGAAGACGGTTTATTTGGAAACTGA
- the MAM33 gene encoding Mam33p: MFLRSLNRVVAKSVLAAPKSTVAKSSWKVLTVANSKRCFTPATIMRNQETQRVGDILQSELKIENETLPESTSLDSFNDFLNKYKFSLVETPGKNEAEIIRRTESGETVHVFFDVAQIANLPYNNAMDENTEANEDGINEDDIDALSDNFANVNVVISKENATEPAVSFELLMNLQEGSFYVDSATPYPSVDAALNQSAEAEISRELVYHGPPFSNLDEELQESLEAYLESRGVNEELASFISAYSEFKENTEYISWLEKMKKFFH; the protein is encoded by the coding sequence ATGTTTCTAAGAAGTCTAAACCGAGTTGTTGCTAAAAGCGTACTAGCTGCCCCTAAGTCTACCGTGGCAAAGTCATCATGGAAAGTTTTAACTGTTGCCAACTCCAAGAGATGTTTCACCCCTGCCACTATCATGAGAAACCAAGAAACCCAAAGAGTAGGTGATATTTTGCAATCCGAACtaaaaattgaaaatgaaacgTTGCCAGAATCAACTTCGTTGGATTCATTTAacgattttttgaataagtACAAATTTTCATTAGTAGAGACTCCAGGTAAGAATGAAGCTGAAATTATCAGAAGAACTGAATCCGGGGAAACCGTTCATGTGTTCTTTGACGTTGCCCAAATTGCTAATTTGCCATACAACAATGCAATGGATGAAAACACTGAAGCAAATGAAGACGGAATCAATGAGGATGATATCGACGCCTTATCAGACAACTTTGCTAACGTCAACGTCGTTATTTCAAAGGAAAATGCAACTGAACCAGCTGTCTCATTTGAGTTGTTAATGAATCTACAAGAAGGCTCATTCTATGTCGATAGTGCTACCCCGTATCCCTCTGTTGATGCTGCTTTGAATCAATCTGCCGAGGCTGAGATTTCAAGAGAGCTAGTATACCACGGTCCACCATTTTCTAACTTGGATGAAGAACTACAAGAATCTCTAGAAGCTTACTTGGAAAGCAGAGGCGTCAATGAAGAACTAGCATCTTTCATTAGTGCATATTCcgaattcaaagaaaataccgaatatatttcttggttggaaaagatgaagaagtttttcCATTAA
- the RPS24B gene encoding 40S ribosomal protein eS24 codes for MSDAVTIRTRKVISNPLLARKQFVVDVLHPNRANVSKDELREKLAEVYKAEKDAVSVFGFRTQFGGGKSVGFGLIYNSVAEAKKFEPTYRLVRYGLAEKVEKASRQQRKQKKNRDKKIFGTGKRLAKKVARRNAD; via the exons ATG TCTGACGCCGTCACTATTCGTACCAGAAAGGTCATCTCCAACCCATTGTTGGCCAGAAAGCAATTCGTTGTCGACGTCTTGCACCCAAACAGAGCCAACGTCTCCAAGGATGAATTGCGTGAAAAATTGGCTGAAGTCTACAAGGCTGAAAAGGATGCTGTCTCCGTTTTCGGTTTCAGAACTCAATTCGGTGGTGGTAAGTCTGTCGGTTTCGGTTTGATCTACAACTCTGTTGCTGAAGCTAAGAAGTTCGAACCAACCTACAGATTAGTCAGATACGGTTTGGCTGAAAAGGTTGAAAAGGCTTCTAgacaacaaagaaagcaaaagaagaacagagACAAGAAGATCTTCGGTACCGGTAAGAGATTGGCCAAGAAGGTTGCTCGTCGTAACGCTGATTAA
- the SEC6 gene encoding SNARE-binding exocyst subunit SEC6: protein MSSDPLKQVCDLIKGDLSLERVRDIKEQLLKEKSVVEYQLNKESDKYYGEVEESLKLLNLSKSSVTSIKQQINEVNRLGNDNRFAINRYDILFQATKLYETINTTSSIYDRICNFVALMDHIERLLVTELAEDALETGCPHLLEIHFLLTSARDFQEQITVMAKEATEDAQRTVMKLFSRLSGIISKFDKLLDGLTYDVVEMARAGQISLAIRLFKIYDLEEREDLRIEAIRNIIKKKEIEIEKSMIKKLPNSKNTARLQEEKPTIIEYPTNKGLYQEIMSGTISTRTAARGYKHFLMNGINNSISEMFGEMKEKYVGDQKFDVLDNMDWVFNELIIVKEHIANCCPPHWNIFDVYFNQYYKELHSLITDLVESEPETIIILDILDFDKTFQNTLKTDFGFTKNDIKSVIGDEEKETLFKDYLNLIVVKMTEWIGNLEKAEFDVFLERSTPPHSDSDGLLFLDGTKTCFQMFTQQVEVAAGTNQAKILVGVVERFSSLLTKRQKNWTVKISGEIKKQINYNHKYDIDPEGITPEDECAGGLVEYLIAVSNDQMKAADYAVAISSKYGKLVSKVYEKQITNHLEGTLDGFAEVAQCSSLGLITLMFDDLRKPYQEIFSKNWYVGSQAQQIADTLDEYLLDIKPQMSSVLFVNFIDNVIGETITKFLSALSFEHSFKSKNNKFLEAMKRDFEIFYQLFVKVLDANESKDVLITQNFTVMEFFMDLSCEPVDNILDIWQKYLEVYWDSRIDLLVGILKCRKDVGSSERKKIVQKATEMLQEYRRNMEVNGVDREPTLMRRFALEFEN, encoded by the coding sequence ATGTCTTCCGATCCATTGAAACAAGTTTGCGATCTAATAAAGGGAGACCTATCCCTTGAAAGGGTACGAGATATCAAAGAACAATTACTGAAGGAGAAATCTGTTGTAGAATAtcaattgaataaagaatCAGATAAATATTATGGTGAAGTCGAAGAATCTCTTAAACTACTAAATTTGTCCAAAAGCTCGGTCACTTCAATAAAACAACAGATTAATGAGGTTAACAGATTAGGTAATGACAACCGCTTTGCGATTAATCGTTATGATATACTTTTCCAAGCCACAAAACTTTATGAAACAATCAATACCACATCTTCAATATATGACCGGATATGTAACTTCGTTGCATTGATGGACCATATAGAAAGACTATTGGTGACAGAACTGGCGGAGGATGCCCTAGAGACTGGCTGTCCTCATCTTTTAGAAATTCACTTTCTGTTAACCTCAGCACGAGACTTCCAAGAACAAATTACTGTGATGGCTAAAGAAGCTACTGAGGATGCACAACGTACAGTCATGAAGCTGTTTTCGAGACTTTCTGGAATAATATCTAAGTTTGATAAGTTGCTGGATGGACTGACTTATGATGTTGTAGAAATGGCCAGGGCAGGACAAATATCGTTAGCAATCCGCCTTTTTAAAATATACGACCTAGAAGAGAGAGAAGACTTGAGAATTGAAGCCATTAGAAACattatcaagaaaaaagaaatcgaaattgaaaaatctatgataaaaaaacttccaaataGTAAAAACACTGCAAGATTACAAGAGGAGAAACCTACAATTATAGAATATCCGACAAATAAGGGATTATATCAAGAAATAATGAGCGGGACAATTTCGACAAGGACTGCTGCTCGCGGCTACAAGCACTTTCTGATGAATGGTATAAATAATTCGATTTCTGAAATGTTCGgagaaatgaaagaaaaatatgttggcgatcaaaaatttgatgtCCTTGATAACATGGACTGGGTTTTTAACGAACTGATTATTGTGAAAGAACATATTGCCAATTGTTGTCCACCACATTGGAACATATTCGATGTATACTTTAATCAGTACTATAAGGAATTACATTCTTTAATTACAGACCTTGTGGAGTCCGAACCAGAAACCATTATCATCCTCGACATTTTGGATTTTGATAAGACGTTTCAAAACACCCTCAAGACTGATTTTGGTTTCACCAAGAACGACATCAAATCTGTTAttggtgatgaagaaaaagaaacattaTTCAAGGATTATTTGAACCTGATTGTTGTTAAGATGACTGAATGGATCGGTAACTTGGAGAAAGCAGAATTCGACGTGTTCTTGGAAAGAAGCACCCCACCACACTCCGATTCAGATGGATTGCTTTTCCTTGATGGGACCAAGACTTGTTTCCAAATGTTTACACAACAAGTGGAAGTAGCAGCAGGTACTAATCAGGCTAAAATTCTTGTTGGTGTGGTTGAAAGATTCAGTAGTTTATTAACAAAGAGACAGAAAAATTGGACTGTCAAGATAAGTggagaaataaaaaaacaaatcaatTACAATCACAAATATGATATAGACCCGGAGGGTATAACTCCGGAAGATGAGTGTGCAGGAGGCTTAGTGGAGTATCTGATTGCAGTATCAAACGATCAAATGAAAGCTGCGGACTACGCCGTTGCCATTTCATCTAAATACGGTAAACTTGTTTCTAAAGTTTACGAAAAGCAAATTACAAATCACCTAGAGGGCACTTTAGATGGATTTGCCGAAGTTGCTCAATGCAGTTCTTTAGGCTTGATCACATTAATGTTCGATGATTTGAGAAAGCCATACCAAGAAATTTTCAGTAAGAATTGGTATGTGGGGAGCCAAGCACAACAGATAGCAGACACACTCGATGAGTATTTATTGGACATTAAACCACAAATGAGCTCTGTGTTATTTGTCAATTTCATAGATAATGTTATTGGTGAAACGATCACAAAATTCTTGAGTGCGTTATCATTTGAGcattctttcaaaagtaaaaacaataaatttttggaagcAATGAAGAGGGATTTCgaaatattttatcaaCTATTTGTTAAAGTTCTGGATGCTAATGAGAGCAAAGATGTTTTGATCACACAAAATTTTACTGTGATGGAGTTTTTCATGGATCTAAGCTGTGAACCAGTGGATAACATATTGGATATTTGGCAAAAATACCTTGAAGTATATTGGGATTCACGTATAGATTTGCTTGTAGGAATACTAAAGTGCAGAAAGGACGTAGGTAGCtcagaaagaaaaaagatcGTTCAAAAAGCCACAGAAATGTTACAAGAATACCGTCGCAATATGGAAGTCAATGGTGTGGATCGGGAACCAACTTTGATGAGACGGTTTGCGTTGGAATTCGAGAATTAA
- the RNR3 gene encoding ribonucleotide-diphosphate reductase subunit RNR3, with the protein MFVIKRDGRQEPVQFDKITSRITRLSYGLDPNRIDAVKVTQRIISGVYSGVTTVELDNLAAETCAYMTTVHPDYATLAARIAISNLHKQTTKQFSKVIEDLHDWVNPATGKHAPMISDEVYNIVMENKDTLNSAIVYDRDFKYTYFGFKTLERSYLLRLDGEVAERPQHLVMRVALGIHGSDIESVLKTYNLMSLRYFTHASPTLFNAGTPHPQMSSCFLIAMKDDSIEGIYDTLKECAMISKTAGGVGLHINNIRSTGSYIAGTNGTSNGLIPMIRVFNNTARYVDQGGNKRPGAFALFLEPWHADIFDFVDIRKTHGKEEIRARDLFPALWIPDLFMKRVEEDGAWTLFSPSAAPGLDDVWGEEFEELYTRYEREGRGKTIKAQKVWYAILQAQTETGTPFMVYKDACNRKTNQQNLGTIKSSNLCCEIVEYSSPDETAVCNLASIALPAFVETSEDGKTATYNFQSLHDIAKVITHNLNRVIDRNYYPVPEARNSNMKHRPIALGVQGLADTYMMLRLPFECEKAQILNKQIFETIYHATLEASCELAQKEGKYSTFEGSPASKGILQFDMWNAKPFGMWDWDTLKKDIVKHGLRNSLTMAPMPTASTSQILGYNECFEPVTSNMYSRRVLSGEFQVVNPYLLRDLVDLGIWDDSMKQYLITQNGSIKDLPNVPQDLKDLYKTVWEISQKTIINMAADRSIYIDQSHSLNLFLQSPSMGKITSMHFYGWKKGLKTGMYYLRTQAASAAIQFTIDQDVADQAATHVASTAELNRPVYIPTGTKFSDKEAAEATTETLDNDKETSPVPSEPSSVSSGMSNMKLEDGACPSVPTENIKEDSGDKKCDIYNEKVIACSAPTPEACESCSG; encoded by the coding sequence CGGCCGCCAAGAGCCCGTGCAATTCGATAAAATCACCTCCCGTATCACCCGTTTGTCATACGGGCTGGATCCCAACCGTATCGACGCTGTAAAAGTCACCCAACGTATCATCTCCGGTGTGTACTCCGGTGTCACCACCGTCGAACTGGACAACCTGGCTGCCGAGACATGTGCATACATGACCACGGTGCACCCTGATTACGCCACGTTGGCCGCTAGAATTGCCATCTCCAACTTACATAAGCAGACCACAAAGCAGTTCTCCAAGGTCATTGAGGACTTGCACGACTGGGTCAACCCTGCCACGGGGAAGCATGCCCCTATGATTTCGGATGAAGTCTACAATATTGTCatggaaaacaaagataCGCTGAACTCGGCCATCGTGTACGACAGAGATTTCAAGTACACCTATTTTGGGTTTAAGACTCTGGAACGTTCCTACCTGCTAAGACTAGACGGTGAAGTGGCCGAACGTCCCCAACATTTGGTCATGCGTGTGGCCCTAGGTATTCACGGCAGCGATATCGAGTCCGTGCTGAAGACTTACAACTTGATGTCGTTGAGATACTTCACCCACGCTTCCCCCACACTATTTAATGCCGGTACGCCACATCCTCAAATGTCTTCTTGTTTCCTGATTGCCATGAAGGACGACTCCATTGAAGGTATTTacgacactttgaaagaGTGTGCCATGATTTCCAAGACTGCAGGTGGTGTTGGTCTTCATATCAACAATATTCGTTCCACAGGCTCTTATATTGCAGGTACCAACGGTACTTCAAACGGGTTGATTCCCATGATCCGTGTCTTCAACAACACTGCACGTTACGTGGACCAAGGTGGTAACAAGAGACCCGGTGCCTTTGCCCTTTTCTTGGAGCCATGGCATGCAGACATCTTCGACTTTGTCGATATCAGAAAGACTCATGGTAAGGAAGAAATTCGTGCAAGAGATTTGTTCCCTGCTCTATGGATTCCCGATCTTTTCATGAAGCGTGTCGAAGAGGATGGGGCCTGGACCTTATTCTCACCAAGTGCTGCCCCAGGTTTGGACGACGTTTGGGGTGAAGAATTCGAAGAGCTATATACCCGTTACGAAAGAGAAGGTCGTGGTAAAACCATCAAGGCTCAAAAGGTATGGTACGCCATCTTGCAAGCACAAACAGAAACCGGTACACCCTTCATGGTTTATAAGGATGCCTGTAACAGAAAGACCAACCAACAAAACCTGGGTACCATCAAATCGTCAAACTTGTGTTGCGAAATCGTCGAGTATTCTTCCCCAGATGAAACTGCTGTTTGTAATTTAGCTTCCATTGCTCTACCAGCATTCGTTGAGACTTCGGAAGATGGTAAAACGGCGACCTACAATTTCCAAAGTTTACATGACATTGCTAAAGTCATCACTCATAACTTGAATAGAGTCATCGACCGTAACTATTATCCAGTGCCAGAGGCTAGAAACTCTAACATGAAACATAGACCTATTGCCCTGGGGGTTCAAGGTTTGGCCGATACTTATATGATGCTGCGTTTACCATTTGAATGTGAAAAAGCTCAAATACttaataaacaaattttcGAAACTATTTACCATGCTACCCTTGAAGCTTCTTGTGAGTTAGCTCAAAAGGAAGGTAAATATTCCACTTTTGAAGGCTCTCCTGCCTCTAAGGGTATTTTACAGTTCGACATGTGGAATGCTAAGCCATTTGGCATGTGGGATTGGGAcactttgaagaaggacATTGTGAAACATGGGTTAAGAAACTCTTTAACCATGGCCCCAATGCCAACCGCTTCAACATCCCAAATTCTTGGGTACAATGAGTGTTTCGAACCAGTCACTTCAAACATGTACTCTCGTCGTGTCTTATCTGGTGAATTCCAAGTCGTCAATCCATACTTACTACGTGATTTAGTCGATCTGGGCATTTGGGATGATAGTATGAAACAATATTTGATTACTCAAAATGGTTCCATTAAAGATTTACCAAACGTTCCtcaagatttgaaagatctATATAAAACTGTCTGGGAAATCTCTCAAAAGACTATTATCAACATGGCTGCTGATCGTTCCATTTACATTGATCAATCCCACTCCTTGAATTTGTTCCTACAATCACCATCAATGGGTAAAATTACAAGTATGCATTTCTACGGTTGGAAGAAGGGTTTGAAGACGGGTATGTACTACTTGAGAACACAAGCCGCTTCTGCAGCCATTCAATTTACCATTGATCAAGATGTTGCCGATCAAGCCGCTACACATGTTGCATCCACTGCAGAATTGAATCGTCCCGTTTATATCCCAACTGGTACCAAATTCTCCGATAAGGAGGCCGCAGAAGCAACTACTGAAACCTTGGATAATGACAAGGAAACATCTCCCGTTCCATCTGAACCATCTTCTGTCTCTAGTGGTATGTCGAACATGAAACTGGAAGACGGAGCTTGCCCTTCAGTTCCAACagaaaacatcaaagaGGATTCTGGAGACAAAAAATGTGACatatataatgaaaaagtgATTGCTTGCAGTGCCCCCACACCAGAAGCCTGTGAATCATGTTCCGGTTAA